The sequence TACGCCTCGGTCAGTAGGCCATATTTCAAGCCAATATTGGTGAGACTCTCCGAGGCTGAGACACGTAAAACTGCTACTGCAACAGCTGCTATTGTTACTGCACCCTCGAGATAGAGAGCGTACAAAATTCGCACTAGACCAGACGTGTTTGCAAGACCACCAGCTGCTGTGAAGTCCAGGGGGAAGAGGAGGCTCGCTGCTACTGGACGGAATCGAGATACTCCGAATGCAATTATCCCCAAGATGTAGTAAGCACCTGTTGAAACAACAGATATTGTGGTAAAGGATATAAGTCCAAAAACACGTAATCAGGGATGATGAACTTACCGATGCAACAGAATGGAACAACCTTGACCCACCTGGGTGCTTTTAAGTTATCAGAGCTCTGGACCTCGTGTTCTCCATACTTCTTACGAATAGCGAAACTCTGGAGTTTCATCGCCAGAAACAATCCAACATTGAGGATAAGGAGAAAATGCGCAGGAATTCCAATAGCGGCAAAGACAACGGCAACAGTTCTACCTGGTGTGGTGCGTGGTACTGGAGCTCCAAAaccttcaattattttttttatcaatgaaattggaaattaaaaGGGTCCTGTGGATATTTAATCGCGAGGACTAATTACCGAGAGTTGTGAGAAGAGATATAGAAAATAAAACGCATCCGGGGAATGTCCATAGTTGTCCTCCTTCACCACCTTCACCGTAACCGGAGCTAATAGCAGCCAGGAGAAGTTTCTCATGCTTAGCTACATACTGTTTGACTTTATTCCCCCAAAGAGGCTCCATTTCCTCTTCTTCGGCCCGTAATTGTCGTAATTCAGTCGCTAAACCAACAGCTAAGTCTCGCTGCATGTCCTTTAACTCGTAAACTTGCTCTCGCTCCCGAGGGCCTTCTGTGGCGTAGAAGGACGCTGCACCGGCCACTGCCCAGAAGGTTAATAGCCATGCAAGACCTGGAGGGAAAATATTATAGAGTAAATTCacagaaatgaattttatggCTTGAAAACCAATAATTTATGGTGttttcttggaaaaaaaaactcctgcGCTCCATAATTTCAAGTTTAAATCACACTATTTGGTAAAGTATCATTTAATCGGAAAATTTACCAAATTGACAGAGGGAAAGTCTCCCCAAAAATCTTAGGTGTTTCCACAGCCTTGATGAAGTTTTAGGATTGTCACTGGCATCATCGTCGACAATATCCTTGAGAGCTGGGAAAACCTTCAATCGATAGGGCCCCTCCCCGAGGTGCGTCTGTACTCCAGTTGATTTAATAACTTTCAGTGTTTTGTGATTGCCCTCGACCTCGAGCTGCACGGACAATTCCCTCGATAAGGTTCCCGAGTCGAAGGACATCGGAATACCTAAATGATAATAACACTCTTCCGTTAGAACTCTAATGAATTTCCTTGTCACTCGACATTTCCTCTGAGAGCTTAGTACTCCTCGGGAAATTACGCAATTGATTAAAATGAAGTTGCAACAATTCGATGAATCGTCATCAAGAATTGCATCGCCCTGACAGATAAACTTTAAGTTATTGACCTCCACAGATTCTCCTTGAGATTCAGTATTATCGTAGCGATATAAGAAAGTTTTCCTTGGGAAATATTCGCGAGAATCCACTACTACTCCATTCTCCGAGTACACGTGCTGAATGAGCCTCACTTCCGGCATGAGTGATAATTCATCATCCCAACAACACGTTCCTTTCAATAATGAACAAAGAGAAAAACTACTGAGAAGTTGCTGCAAAAATTACTAAACTAAACTGTCATTCAGggatttattaatgaattaatgggAAGCCCCTAGCATAAATGCATCGTAGTTTCATTAATGTCTCTATATTTTTCAGACCAACATTATTGATTTCAAAGCGTGACGGTTGAAAAGACAAAGGGCACGTGAATAAATATCACCATGTCCTTGAAACTGCAAATAAACCCATACGAAGCAGAAGAAAAAAGGGGAATCGATTTTGACCGCAATCGTTCGAGAATCCCGATGAAATCGAATCCCTTGTTTTATCACAGATAGACACTCAATAATTATCGATCTATATAAATAACATCTAAATTTAAAACTATCGTCAAGTTGCGAACAATGTTTATCGATTTCTTCAGAGCAGAACACAGTTTAATTTTACTGGAAACTTTGCATACAGAATCGTTTAGCGAATTATTGGATCAGAAGAAATGCCAAGTCAATTGTGAGGTATTCCAATGAGATAAATATGTTTTAGTACTAAGgaagcaattatttttttgttttattgcaGCCAATGAATGACTTGTCCGACAAACTACCCGAGaaattacttttattttcaatggaaaaacatttgaaatgtgtaataaaataaatcttgATTCGTTGTGAATTTATGACACTTTAAATaagcgaaaataaaaattgaaacaattgCTAACTGTTATTTAGTCATTCGCAAACAACAgtgagatatttttattttttaattaccccCAAATTTTGTAAGCCCTTTTTCGGAGTTTGTTCGATATGGTAACAAAACTGTTGttggaatattaataattaattacttaaATAGTATCATAAAAAAACGTTCCACTGAAAGGAAAATCTTTTAATTCACAAGATTCGCTGCAAGAAAATATCTAGACATAAATCGAGATTTTCCGTTACATTTTATCATTCAGCTGAGTTAAAGCACGGAAGATGTTGACATCTGTTCACTGTTAAACTTATAATTAGAAAACTCTGAGACATTATCCCCTGCCAAGAGCCTCTGGTGACAGTTTCCCAAAAAGAAAATAAGCCCGAagatgtaaaaataaatatccataCACCAGAAATAGTAACAATTGCAACAATTGAAATGTCATGAAAAAGCGCAACATGCGAGAATCCTCGTGTAAATGCTCCTGCCAAAAAGCATAATGAAAAGCCAAGAAATAGCAAGTAGAAAATTACCTGTGGCACAGACAACATCGGCATCGTCCTCCTCATCATCCTCCTCTCGCCTCTCCGTCATTCTCACTCTGAGCTCAGTAACACGACTACGATTGTATCTCCCAGATTCTCTAGCGATGACTCGCGGATGCACCGAGTTGCCAAGACGCGTGAGTCTGTGCGCGCGTTTCCTTTGGATATTAATGTTGGAGATACCAATGCCACTGGTGTACGTACGACTGGATTTAACAGGTGATACATGACGTATTCTACTTGTTGTACTATCGTCAACTGACTCGCCGTCTCTGGGGCTGACTGTTTGGGTGGTTGAGGCGGTATCAAGCGGCGACGGGGGTGACGGAAATGCCGGCACATCCATATCCGTGAGGTAACACGCAACACCGTTGcgctttattattatttttacagcATCATCCTCACTTCGGCAGAcataaacaattgaatttaaacAGCTGTTCGTTAATTGAAATTGGCTTGGGCATATTTCTTTGTTAACCAAAGAGGGTGGGAAGAATCAAATGAGATCTATGTGAAACGGTGTAACTCTCTTCGGCTTGAAGGTATTCATCAAGGGCTCAATTTTTGGGGCGTTCCACTGCTAAATC comes from Diachasmimorpha longicaudata isolate KC_UGA_2023 chromosome 12, iyDiaLong2, whole genome shotgun sequence and encodes:
- the LOC135168085 gene encoding uncharacterized protein LOC135168085 isoform X1; this translates as MDVPAFPSPPSPLDTASTTQTVSPRDGESVDDSTTSRIRHVSPVKSSRTYTSGIGISNINIQRKRAHRLTRLGNSVHPRVIARESGRYNRSRVTELRVRMTERREEDDEEDDADVVCATGIPMSFDSGTLSRELSVQLEVEGNHKTLKVIKSTGVQTHLGEGPYRLKVFPALKDIVDDDASDNPKTSSRLWKHLRFLGRLSLCQFGLAWLLTFWAVAGAASFYATEGPREREQVYELKDMQRDLAVGLATELRQLRAEEEEMEPLWGNKVKQYVAKHEKLLLAAISSGYGEGGEGGQLWTFPGCVLFSISLLTTLGFGAPVPRTTPGRTVAVVFAAIGIPAHFLLILNVGLFLAMKLQSFAIRKKYGEHEVQSSDNLKAPRCLLHLGDNCIRSISIPSSSSEPPLPPGLHSSWWSCKHVWSSANFVRSLSRGCSNNSSCCSSSFTCLSLGESHQYWLEIWPTDRGVVQGRNGNRIRLHIQRPWGIIRP
- the LOC135168085 gene encoding uncharacterized protein LOC135168085 isoform X2, producing the protein MDVPAFPSPPSPLDTASTTQTVSPRDGESVDDSTTSRIRHVSPVKSSRTYTSGIGISNINIQRKRAHRLTRLGNSVHPRVIARESGRYNRSRVTELRVRMTERREEDDEEDDADVVCATGIPMSFDSGTLSRELSVQLEVEGNHKTLKVIKSTGVQTHLGEGPYRLKVFPALKDIVDDDASDNPKTSSRLWKHLRFLGRLSLCQFGLAWLLTFWAVAGAASFYATEGPREREQVYELKDMQRDLAVGLATELRQLRAEEEEMEPLWGNKVKQYVAKHEKLLLAAISSGYGEGGEGGQLWTFPGCVLFSISLLTTLGFGAPVPRTTPGRTVAVVFAAIGIPAHFLLILNVGLFLAMKLQSFAIRKKYGEHEVQSSDNLKAPRWVKVVPFCCIGAYYILGIIAFGVSRFRPVAASLLFPLDFTAAGGLANTSGLVRILYALYLEGAVTIAAVAVAVLRVSASESLTNIGLKYGLLTEA